A window of the bacterium genome harbors these coding sequences:
- the rpmI gene encoding 50S ribosomal protein L35: MPKMKTKRAARKRFKLTGTGKVTHKKSNARHILTKKAPNRKRNNRGTRVLDKADTRRIKELLDT; this comes from the coding sequence ATGCCGAAAATGAAAACGAAGCGCGCCGCGCGTAAACGCTTCAAGCTGACGGGCACCGGCAAGGTGACCCACAAGAAATCGAACGCGCGACACATTCTGACCAAGAAGGCACCGAACCGGAAGCGCAACAATCGCGGAACGCGCGTCCTCGACAAGGCGGATACGCGGCGCATCAAGGAACTTCTCGACACGTAA
- the infC gene encoding translation initiation factor IF-3, which yields MSKRLRVNDKIVAHTVRAIGGDGEQLGIVPLTHAIQIASEQGLDLVEVAPDAVPPVCRIMDYGRYKFQQEKRQSEGKKHQATVTLKEIKLRPKTGEHDFQVKLKRINEFLEKGFKVKVTIMFRGREIVHTELGLKHLDRIAAIVADHSVMDAAPKMEGRTMSMIVSPKKH from the coding sequence ATTTCCAAACGACTTCGCGTGAATGACAAGATCGTCGCGCACACCGTCCGCGCGATCGGCGGCGACGGCGAACAGCTCGGCATCGTACCCCTGACGCACGCGATCCAGATCGCGAGCGAGCAGGGGCTTGACCTCGTGGAGGTCGCGCCCGATGCCGTGCCGCCCGTGTGCCGCATCATGGATTACGGCCGCTACAAGTTTCAGCAGGAAAAGCGGCAGTCCGAGGGCAAGAAGCACCAGGCGACGGTGACCCTGAAGGAGATCAAGCTGCGCCCGAAAACCGGTGAACACGATTTTCAGGTGAAGCTGAAGCGAATCAACGAATTCCTCGAGAAGGGATTCAAGGTGAAGGTCACGATCATGTTCCGCGGGCGCGAAATCGTCCACACGGAGCTTGGCCTGAAACATCTGGACCGCATCGCCGCGATTGTCGCCGACCACTCGGTGATGGACGCGGCGCCCAAGATGGAAGGCCGGACCATGTCGATGATCGTATCGCCCAAGAAGCACTAG
- the ccoS gene encoding cbb3-type cytochrome oxidase assembly protein CcoS, whose protein sequence is MSVLYVLLPVGAVFAAGFLIAFVHFARRGQFDDLKTPAIRVLHEDPPARR, encoded by the coding sequence ATGTCCGTGCTTTACGTTCTGCTACCGGTCGGCGCCGTCTTCGCGGCGGGATTCCTGATCGCGTTCGTGCATTTTGCGCGCCGCGGGCAGTTTGACGATCTGAAAACGCCGGCCATCCGCGTGCTGCACGAGGATCCTCCCGCCCGGCGCTGA
- the thrS gene encoding threonine--tRNA ligase — MSEMSITMAGESKSFGEGTTLSGLMDKAVWSAHPKAVAARVDGDLVDFHTPLSHGGTVEFIEADQPEALPIIRHSTSHVMAEAVQTLFPGTKVTIGPAIENGFYYDFDSEHAFSPEDLAAIEKQMKKIVERKDRFERSEMAADEAIALFEKMGEGYKAEIIRDLGVDKVSIYRQGEWFDLCRGPHVPTTRAIKAFKLLSVAGAYWRGDEKNKMLQRIYGTAFATKEELDEYLRLLEEAKRRDHRILGKKLDLFSFSDDVGAGLAIFHPKGMRLRIALEDWARQEHYRRGYEIVSGPTLLKSDMWVRSGHYDHYKPNMYFTRIDEQEYGVKPMNCLSHMLIYKSKLRSFRDLPQRYFELGLVHRHEKSGVLAGLFRVRAFTQDDAHILCTPEQLNDEIKNVIRFVQDAMTIFGFDYSLEISTKPEGALGSDEIWEEAIGALKRSLTELDLPYTINEGDGAFYGPKIDVKLKDCLGRAWQCATVQCDFNLPERFDCTYIGSDNHPHRPVMIHRVIFGSVERFIGVLTEHFEGAFPAWIAPVQAAVLTVSEKSEEYARTVVERLAAAGIRVEDDFRNEKIGYKIREWQQQKVPYMLVIGEKEAETDTVAPRHRGGENIEAITVDSFIERLKREIDEKAIH, encoded by the coding sequence ATGTCCGAGATGTCGATCACCATGGCCGGCGAGAGCAAATCGTTCGGCGAGGGAACGACCCTTTCCGGGCTGATGGACAAGGCCGTGTGGTCCGCCCACCCGAAGGCCGTCGCGGCGCGCGTGGACGGCGATCTTGTCGATTTCCACACGCCGCTTTCGCACGGCGGTACGGTGGAGTTCATCGAGGCCGATCAGCCCGAGGCTCTGCCGATCATCCGTCACTCGACGAGCCATGTCATGGCCGAGGCGGTGCAGACGCTATTTCCCGGCACGAAGGTGACGATCGGGCCCGCGATCGAAAACGGCTTCTATTACGATTTTGATTCGGAGCACGCGTTTTCGCCCGAGGACCTCGCGGCGATTGAAAAGCAGATGAAAAAAATCGTCGAACGCAAGGACCGCTTCGAGCGCTCGGAGATGGCGGCGGACGAGGCGATCGCGCTGTTCGAAAAAATGGGCGAGGGATACAAGGCCGAGATCATCCGCGACCTCGGCGTCGATAAGGTGAGCATCTATCGGCAGGGCGAATGGTTCGATCTTTGCCGCGGACCTCACGTGCCGACGACGCGAGCGATCAAGGCCTTCAAGCTGCTTTCCGTCGCGGGCGCGTACTGGCGCGGCGACGAAAAGAACAAGATGCTGCAACGCATTTACGGTACCGCGTTCGCCACGAAGGAAGAGCTCGACGAATATTTGCGTTTGCTCGAAGAGGCGAAGCGCCGCGATCATCGCATCCTCGGCAAGAAGCTCGACCTGTTCTCGTTCAGCGACGACGTCGGCGCCGGGCTTGCCATCTTTCATCCCAAGGGCATGCGCCTTCGCATCGCGCTCGAGGACTGGGCACGGCAGGAGCACTACCGGCGCGGCTACGAGATCGTGTCCGGACCCACGCTCCTGAAAAGCGACATGTGGGTGCGTTCGGGGCACTACGATCATTACAAGCCGAATATGTATTTCACGCGGATCGACGAGCAGGAATACGGCGTCAAGCCGATGAACTGCCTGTCGCACATGCTCATCTACAAATCGAAGCTGCGCTCTTTCCGTGACCTGCCGCAGCGCTATTTCGAACTCGGCCTTGTGCACCGGCACGAGAAATCGGGCGTGCTGGCCGGGCTTTTCCGCGTGCGGGCGTTCACGCAGGACGACGCGCACATTCTGTGCACGCCCGAACAGCTCAATGACGAGATCAAGAACGTCATCCGCTTCGTCCAGGATGCGATGACGATCTTCGGCTTCGACTACTCGCTGGAAATTTCGACAAAGCCGGAGGGCGCGCTCGGCTCGGACGAGATTTGGGAGGAGGCGATCGGCGCGCTGAAACGATCGCTCACGGAACTCGATCTTCCCTACACGATCAACGAGGGCGACGGCGCGTTTTACGGCCCGAAGATCGACGTGAAATTGAAGGATTGCCTGGGGCGCGCGTGGCAGTGCGCGACGGTGCAGTGCGACTTCAATCTGCCGGAGCGATTCGATTGCACGTACATCGGCTCGGACAACCATCCGCATCGCCCGGTGATGATCCACCGCGTGATCTTCGGCTCGGTCGAGCGTTTCATCGGCGTGCTGACGGAGCACTTCGAGGGAGCGTTCCCGGCGTGGATCGCGCCGGTGCAGGCGGCCGTGCTGACGGTTTCGGAAAAAAGCGAGGAATATGCGCGGACGGTCGTCGAGAGGCTGGCCGCCGCGGGAATTCGGGTGGAAGACGATTTCCGCAATGAAAAAATCGGTTACAAAATCCGCGAGTGGCAACAGCAGAAAGTGCCGTACATGCTCGTGATCGGCGAGAAAGAAGCCGAGACGGACACCGTCGCGCCGCGCCACCGGGGCGGGGAAAATATCGAAGCCATCACGGTCGATTCGTTCATCGAGCGCCTGAAGCGCGAGATCGACGAAAAGGCCATTCATTAA